The Equus przewalskii isolate Varuska chromosome 5, EquPr2, whole genome shotgun sequence genome window below encodes:
- the STK11IP gene encoding serine/threonine-protein kinase 11-interacting protein — protein MTTAPRDSLVWKLAGLLRESGDVVLSGSSTLSLLTATLQQLNRVFELHLGPWGPGQTGFVALPSHPADSPIILQLQFLFDVLQKTLSLKLVHIPGPGLPGPIKIFPFKSLRQLELRGVPLHCLHGLRGIYSQLETLICSRSIQALEELLSACGGDLCSALPWLALLSADFSYNALTALDGSLRLLSALRFLNLSHNQLQDCRGFLTDLSELCYLDISYNHLRLVPRMGPSGAALGTLILRGNELRSLHGLEQLRNLRHLDVAYNLLEGHRELSPLWLLAELRKLCLEGNPLWFHPAHRVATAQYLSPRVRDAAGGFLLDGKVLSLTDFQTSISSGLSSTAPPLPWPVGSTSETSGGPDLSDSLSSGSIAVQPPLRKVKSRVRVRQASISEPSDTDPEPRTMDPSPTGRFVQQHRELELMNSFRERFGRDWLQYRNHLETSGTPVLPTSKTPALSTLPPGAPSTETAASPPPAEKESPQEMAEEVTVESEPQEEEETEEHGKEEEGKEEEKEEEEEQSEVEAELCRPMLVCPLEGPEGVRGRERFLRVTSGHLIEVELQAARTLERLELQSLEGAEVELESPTQREPVPEGADPPPRAPVLVLRFSYICPDRQWRRYVVLEPDAHAAIQELLAVLTPAATRAQRQLGEARDPLAGRLQCLRCGHEFKPEAPRLGLDSEEGWKPLFQKAESPAVCPNCGSDHVVLLALSLGTPNAEQRQGEQSPAPPQSSSAVHNPPGHSDHSNRADSAPSQAPVSHDRHSWSLSPPPERCGLRSVDHRLRLFLDVEVFTDAQEEFQCCIKVPLVLAGHPGEFLCLVVVSDHRLYVLKVTGEICGPPASWLQPTLAVPLQDLSGIELGLAGQSLRLEWAAGAGSCVLLPRDARHCRAFLEELSDVLQSLPPTWRSSISTTEEEVTPKHRLWPLLERDSSSEPPRFFYLRVFLVEGPATCPVSLLLTLSTLYLLDEEPAGFRAEPPLPAASGEASEQAPPSGPGPSVRVREQQPLSSLSSVLLYRTAPEELRLVFYDEVSRLESFWALRVVCPEQLTALLAWIREPWEELFSIGLRTVTQDALDLDR, from the exons ATGACGACCGCCCCGCGGGACTCCTTGGTGTGGAAGCTCGCCGGGCTCTTGAGGGAGTCTG GGGATGTGGTCCTGTCTGGCTCTAGCACACTGAGCCTGCTGACGGCCACACTGCAGCAGCTGAACCGTGTATTCGAGCTGcacctggggccctggggccctggccaGACAGGCTTCgtggccctgccctcccaccctgccGACTCCCCCATCATCCTCCAGCTTCAGTTCCTCTTCGATGTGCTGCAGAAAACGCTTTCACTCAAG ctggTCCATATCCCTGGTCCTGGCCTCCCAGGGCCCATCAAGATTTTTCCCTTCAAGTCCCTTCGGCAGCTGGAG CTCCGAGGTGTCCCCCTCCACTGCCTCCATGGCCTCCGTGGCATTTACTCCCAGCTGGAGACCCTGATTTGCAGCAGGAGCATCCAGGCATTAGAG GAGCTCCTCTCAGCCTGCGGTGGTGacctctgctctgccctgccctggctggCTCTGCTTTCTGCCGACTTCAGCTACAACGCCCTGACTGCCTTGGACGGCTCCCTG CGTCTCCTGTCAGCTCTGCGCTTCTTGAACCTGAGCCACAATCAACTCCAGGACTGCAGGGGCTTCCTGACC gacTTGTCTGAGCTCTGCTATCTGGACATCTCCTATAACCACCTGCGTTTGGTGCCGAGAATGGGACCCTCTGGGGCTGCTCTGGGGACCCTGATACTGCGAGGCAATGAGCTCCGGAGCCTGCATG GCCTGGAGCAGCTGAGGAACCTGCGGCACCTGGATGTGGCGTACAACCTGTTGGAAGGACACAGGGAGCTGTCGCCGCTGTGGCTGCTGGCTGAGCTCCGCAAG CTCTGCCTGGAGGGGAACCCTTTGTGGTTCCACCCTGCGCACCGAGTGGCCACCGCCCAGTACTTGTCGCCCCGTGTCAGGGATGCTGCTGGCGGC TTTCTTCTTGATGGCAAGGTCTTGTCACTGACTGATTTTCAG ACCTCTATATCCTCAGGCCTCAGCTccacagccccacccctgccctggccaGTGGGGAGTACCTCTGAAACCTCGGGTGGCCCTGATTTGAGTGACAGCCTCTCCTCAGGGAGCATTGCTGTCCAGCCTCCACTCCGTAAGGTTAAG AGCCGAGTCCGTGTGAGGCAGGCAAGTATCTCAGAACCCAGTGACACGGACCCAGAGCCCCGGACTATGGACCCTTCCCCCACTG gaCGGTTTGTGCAGCAGCATCGGGAACTTGAACTCATGAACAGCTTCCGGGAACGGTTCGGCCGTGACTGGCTGCAGTATAGGAATCACCTGGAGACCTCTGGGACCCCTGTTCTGCCCACCTCCAAGACCCCTGCCCTCAGCACACTGCCCCCGGGTGCCCCGAGCACAGAGACTGCGGCCAGCCCTCCACCTGCGGAGAAGGAGTCACCCCAGGAAATGGCAGAGGAGGTCACTGTAGAATCGGAGccgcaggaggaagaggagacggAGGAGCacggaaaagaggaggaaggaaaggaggaggagaaggaggaggaggaagagcagagtgaAGTGGAAG CGGAGCTCTGTCGCCCCATGTTGGTGTGTCCCCTGGAGGGCCCCGAGGGTGTTCGGGGCAGGGAGCGCTTTCTCCGGGTCACTTCTGGCCACCTGATTGAGGTGGAGCTCCAAGCAGCTCGAACCCTGGAACGACTCGAGCTCCAGAGTCTGGAGGGAGCTGAGGTGGAGCTCGAGAGCCCAACCCAGAGGGAACCGGTGCCTGAG GGCGCAGACCCGCCCCCCAGGGCCCCCGTCCTCGTGCTGCGCTTCTCCTACATTTGCCCGGACCGGCAGTGGCGACGCTATGTGGTGCTGGAGCCTGATGCCCACGCGGCCATCCAG GAGCTGCTTGCTGTGTTGACCCCGGCAGCCACCAGGGCTCAGCGTCAGCTCGGGGAAGCAAGGGACCCGCTGGCGGGCAGACTCCAGTGTCTGCGTTGTGGCCACGAGTTCAAGCCAGAGGCGCCCAGGCTGGGACTGGACAGTGAGGAAGGCTGGAAGCCTCTGTTCCAAAAGGCAG AATCTCCTGCTGTGTGTCCCAACTGTGGTAGTGATCACGTGGTTCTCCTGGCCCTGTCCCTGGGAACCCCCAATGCggaacagagacagggagagcaGTCGCCAGCCCCGCCGCAGTCCAGCAGCGCTGTCCATAACCCTCCTGGCCACAGTGACCACAGCAACAGGGCCGACAGTGCCCCATCTCAGGCACCGGTCTCCCATGACCGCCACAGTTGGAGCCTCAGTCCCC CCCCTGAGCGCTGTGGCCTCCGTTCTGTGGACCACCGACTCCGGCTGTTCCTGGATGTTGAGGTGTTCACTGATGCCCAGGAGGAGTTCCAGTGCTGCATCAAG GTGCCACTGGTGTTAGCAGGCCACCCTGGGGAGTTTCTGTGTCTCGTGGTTGTGTCTGACCACAGGCTTTACGTGTTGAAGGTGACAGGGGAGATCTG TGGGCCTCCAGCTAGCTGGCTACAGCCAACCCTGGCTGTTCCCCTGCAGGATCTGAGTGGCATAGAACTGGGCCTGGCAGGACAGAGCCTGCGGCTGGAGTGGGCGGCTGGAGCGGGCAGCTGTGTCCTGCTGCCCCGAGATGCCAGGCACTGCCGGGCCTTCCTCGAGGAGCTCAGTG ATGTCTTGCAGTCTTTGCCCCCGACCTGGAggagcagcatcagcaccacggAGGAGGAGGTGACCCCGAAGCACCGGCTCTG GCCATTGCTGGAAAGAGATTCTTCCTCGGAGCCTCCCCGGTTCTTCTACCTTCGGGTGTTCCTGGTTGAAG GCCCTGCTACCTGCCCTGTGTCCCTGTTGCTGACTCTGTCCACCTTGTACCTGTTGGATGAAGAGCCTGCAGGGTTCCGGGCAGAGCCGCCTCTTCCAGCTGCATCTGGAGAAGCCTCTGAGCAGGCCCCACCCTCGGGGCCAGGCCCCTCCGTGCGTGTCAGGGAGCAGCAGCCACTCAGCAGCCTGAGCTCGGTGCTGCTCTATCGCACGGCCCCAGAAGAGCTGCGGCTGGTCTTCTATGATgag GTGTCCCGGCTGGAGAGTTTTTGGGCCCTGCGGGTTGTGTGTCCGGAGCAGCTGACGGCCTTGCTGGCCTGGATCCGGGAGCCCTGGGAGGAGTTGTTTTCCATCGGACTGCGGACTGTGACCCAAGATGCTCTAGACCTTGACCGGTGA